In one Amaranthus tricolor cultivar Red isolate AtriRed21 chromosome 8, ASM2621246v1, whole genome shotgun sequence genomic region, the following are encoded:
- the LOC130821550 gene encoding photosystem II CP47 reaction center protein-like translates to IIAVGWLGHPVFRDKEGRELFVRRMPTFFETFLVVLIDGDGIVRADVPFRRAESKYSVEQVGVTVEFYGGELNGVSYSDPATVKKYARRAQLGEIFELDRATLKSDGVFRSSPRGWFTFGHASFALLFFFGHIWHGSRTLFRDVFAGIDPDLDVQVEFGAFQKIGDPTTRRQGV, encoded by the coding sequence attatagcTGTTGGATGGTTAGGACACCCTGTTTTTAGAGATAAAGAAGGACGTGAACTTTTTGTACGCCGTATGCCTACTTTTTTTGAAACCTTTCTGGTCGTTTTGATCGACGGGGACGGAATTGTTCGAGCTGATGTTCCTTTTAGAAGAGCGGAATCTAAGTATAGCGTTGAACAAGTAGGTGTAACTGTTGAGTTTTATGGTGGCGAACTCAACGGAGTCAGTTATAGTGATCCTGCTACTGTGAAAAAATATGCTAGACGTGCTCAATTAGGTGAAATTTTCGAATTAGACCGTGCTACTTTGAAATCAGATGGTGTTTTTCGTAGTAGTCCGAGGGGTTGGTTTACCTTTGGACATGCTTCCTTTGCCCTACTATTCTTCTTCGGACACATCTGGCATGGGTCGCGAACTTTGTTCCGAGATGTTTTTGCCGGTATTGACCCCGATTTGGATGTTCAAGTAGAATTTGGCGCATTCCAAAAAATTGGAGATCCAACTACAAGAAGACAAGGAGTTTAA